Genomic DNA from Microbacterium sp. NC79:
GCGGAGCTGCACGCCAACGTGCAGCCGCTTGGCGTCATCCAGCAACCACACGCCATACGCACGCACCGCATTTGCGCACGCCATGGTTCCGCCATGTCGCGCGGCGTCGGCCGCCGGATGGCTGGCGTCAATGCAATAGATGCCCTGCCGCAGACGCAGGAGCCGATTCGTAGCAAGTGCCTGCCGAATCGCGAAGGCCGTGTAACCAGCCCTGGTGAGGTCAGATGTACGGCAGACTCCGCCAGCCGCCGCGATCACTTGTTCAATCATCACCTCGCAATCGTGCGAGTGTCATGAGTCCCGGGCCCTCCCGTCCCACCGGATGTGGAGAATCTCTCTCGAACGCCGGTCTGTGAAGGAACGGTGACTCACCAAATGTTGAACGCCTTCCCCCGACACGCCGTAAAACCATGGGCTCCGCGGACACCTGCGGCCAAGAGTTCGACATTTCGTAACTCACGGCCACGGAGATCAACGGGCCGCAACGCAGAAACCGCCGCCCCACGAGCGGGGCGGCGGCTTCCAGCAGGCTTGCGGAACCTGCGGCGCGGAACCAGGTGGCCGAAACAGGAGCCGGAACAAGGGGGCCGGAACCCGGGAGGGTTAGCCGAAGAGGGCTGCGGCTTCGTCGTAGCGGTACTGCGGCACAGTGTTGAGCTCGACGAGGGCTTCGGAGAAGGGGACGCGCACGATGTCGGTGCCGCGCATCGCCACCATTTCACCCCAGGCTTCGTCGACGATCGCGTCGGCAGCGTGCAGGCCAAGGCGCGTGGCAAGCACGCGGTCAAAGCCCGACGGCGAGCCACCGCGCTGGATGTGGCCGAGCACGGTCGAGCGGGTTTCGATGCCGGTGATGCGCTCGATCTCGGGGGCGAGGATCTCGCTGATGCCGCCAAGGCGCGGACGGTTGAACGCGTCGAGACCCTTGTCGCTGAACGCTTCGTCCATGCCCTTGAGCTTGAAGCCCTCAGACACCACGACGAGCGGCGCACGACCGCGGTCATGTGCCGACCGCACAAGTTCGGCGATCTCGTCAAGCGACATCGGGTTCTCGGGGATCAGAATGGCGTGCGCGCCTGCGGCCATTCCGGCGTGGAGAGCGATCCATCCGACGTGACGTCCCATGACCTCAGCCACCATGCAACGCTGGTGTGAGTCACCGGTGGTACGGAGGCGATCCATCGCCTCCGTTGCAATGTTGACCGCGGTGTCGAAACCGAACGAATAATCGGTGGCACGGAGGTCATTGTCGATGGTCTTGGGAACACCAATCACCTTGATGCCGTCCTTTGAAAGACGGTCAGCCGCGGCCAGTGTTCCTTCACCACCGATCGCGATAATGCCGTCGATGCGGTGCCCAAACAGGGTTTTGGCAATGTTGTCAGCGCCACCGCGGTCGCCCTCATAAGGGTTAGTGCGGCTCGTTCCGAGGATCGTACCCCCGACCTTGGATAGTCCCTTCACTTCGTGACGCGTGAGCGGAACGAAGTCGCCTTCGACGACGCCACGCCAGCCGTCACGAATGCCCACGAACTCAAGGTCGTACGCAGTCGTACCCTTGAGCACAATGCCGCGGATAACCGCGTTGAGTCCGGGGCAATCGCCGCCGGACGTCAGAATGCCGATCTTCATGGTGCCTGCTTTGCTGGGGGGGAAGGATAAGGGGGATCGGGCGACGCTGCCTTTCTCGACCATAGTGGCCTAAGCAATAGATTTCCATTCGAAGGCGCCGATTTTCACG
This window encodes:
- a CDS encoding ATP-dependent 6-phosphofructokinase, with translation MKIGILTSGGDCPGLNAVIRGIVLKGTTAYDLEFVGIRDGWRGVVEGDFVPLTRHEVKGLSKVGGTILGTSRTNPYEGDRGGADNIAKTLFGHRIDGIIAIGGEGTLAAADRLSKDGIKVIGVPKTIDNDLRATDYSFGFDTAVNIATEAMDRLRTTGDSHQRCMVAEVMGRHVGWIALHAGMAAGAHAILIPENPMSLDEIAELVRSAHDRGRAPLVVVSEGFKLKGMDEAFSDKGLDAFNRPRLGGISEILAPEIERITGIETRSTVLGHIQRGGSPSGFDRVLATRLGLHAADAIVDEAWGEMVAMRGTDIVRVPFSEALVELNTVPQYRYDEAAALFG